A stretch of Lewinella sp. 4G2 DNA encodes these proteins:
- a CDS encoding DUF3536 domain-containing protein, whose product MSVSPKKFITIHGHFYQPPRENAWLETIEVQESAAPYHDWNERINEECYAPNATARVLTDNQLIGEIRNNYAGISWNLGPTLLSWLAEHDAATYQRVIAADKESQSRFGGHGNAIAQSYNHIIMPLANARDKQTQIRWGIADFQHRFGRLPEAMWLSETAADTDTLEALVDNGIHFTILAPRQCKSVKHENEEHWHDVHGGVDSRRAYRCPLPSGRSINIFFYDGDVSKGVAFEGLLEDGKRLANRLMNTLDANDEIQIAQIATDGESYGHHHAKGEMALAACLAHVEENPDFQLTNYGHFLELHPPTWEAQIYDNSSWSCVHGVERWRSDCGCSTGGGPGWHQRWRQPLRESLDFVREKLIKVFEKEGGKYFTDVWVARDAYIALVLNRDEAAAEAFLTKHGKKKETSREDRVTMLRLLEMQRHAMLMYTSCAWFFNEVTGIETLQVLQYANRALHLCLVITGDDYHPEFAALLDNIPSNVRENAGVAYREAIVPARVGLHRVGMHFAASSLFEEDMDNLELFNYRSETHFLRRARAGSYNLALGRMTITSRITQSSTTFTFAVLYLGQQTMIGSLRDDIKEADFMAIAPVMEREFRVGHVGEVITMMSANFGSETFSIWNLFKDEKQRILMMMTDKTMRLAAKNFNDIYYDNYQLMGTLRANNMPLPDAYKAAIRYTLHRRLAETLRDEDPIDQERMGRIVADFSHWQHEWREDALKLQKAAEEKTKLLVTEAFADPAQWSDLVFLLTSLSQLQLNPNYYRAQTLFVEGWSSDYAASLSEAHREAGLAVAEALELVV is encoded by the coding sequence ATGTCTGTAAGCCCCAAGAAATTCATCACCATCCACGGCCACTTCTACCAGCCCCCGCGCGAGAACGCCTGGTTGGAAACCATTGAAGTCCAGGAATCCGCAGCGCCCTACCACGATTGGAACGAGCGGATCAACGAGGAATGTTACGCCCCCAACGCCACGGCACGCGTACTGACGGACAACCAACTTATCGGGGAGATTCGCAACAACTACGCGGGCATTTCCTGGAACCTCGGCCCCACCCTCCTATCCTGGCTGGCCGAACACGATGCCGCTACCTACCAGCGGGTGATCGCTGCGGATAAAGAAAGCCAGTCCCGCTTCGGTGGCCACGGCAACGCCATCGCCCAGTCCTACAACCACATCATCATGCCCCTGGCCAACGCCCGGGATAAGCAGACGCAGATTCGCTGGGGCATCGCCGACTTCCAGCACCGGTTCGGGCGCCTCCCCGAAGCGATGTGGCTCTCCGAAACGGCGGCCGATACGGATACCCTCGAAGCTCTCGTGGACAACGGCATCCACTTCACCATCCTCGCGCCGCGGCAGTGTAAGAGTGTCAAGCACGAGAATGAGGAGCACTGGCACGATGTCCACGGCGGCGTGGATAGCCGGCGGGCCTACCGCTGCCCGCTGCCCTCAGGCCGGTCGATCAATATCTTCTTCTACGATGGCGACGTCAGCAAGGGCGTCGCTTTCGAAGGCTTATTAGAAGACGGCAAACGGCTGGCTAATCGCCTCATGAATACGCTCGATGCCAACGACGAAATTCAGATCGCCCAGATTGCTACCGACGGGGAAAGCTACGGCCACCACCACGCGAAAGGAGAGATGGCCCTGGCTGCCTGCCTCGCCCACGTGGAGGAGAACCCCGACTTCCAACTGACCAACTACGGCCACTTCCTGGAACTGCACCCGCCGACCTGGGAAGCGCAGATTTACGATAATTCTTCCTGGTCCTGCGTCCACGGCGTGGAAAGGTGGCGGAGCGACTGTGGCTGCTCCACAGGCGGCGGCCCCGGTTGGCACCAACGCTGGCGGCAACCACTACGGGAATCCCTTGACTTCGTGCGCGAAAAACTCATCAAGGTATTCGAGAAGGAAGGTGGCAAATACTTCACCGACGTCTGGGTCGCCCGCGACGCTTACATCGCACTGGTCCTGAACCGGGACGAAGCTGCAGCGGAAGCCTTTCTCACCAAACACGGCAAAAAGAAAGAGACCAGCCGCGAAGACCGCGTCACCATGCTCCGCCTGCTGGAGATGCAACGCCACGCGATGCTCATGTACACCAGTTGCGCCTGGTTCTTCAATGAGGTAACGGGCATTGAAACCCTGCAGGTACTCCAATACGCTAACCGCGCACTGCACCTTTGCCTGGTGATTACTGGCGACGACTACCACCCCGAGTTCGCCGCTTTATTGGATAATATCCCTTCCAACGTGCGGGAAAACGCCGGCGTCGCTTACCGGGAGGCCATTGTACCCGCCCGCGTCGGTCTTCACCGCGTGGGGATGCACTTCGCAGCGAGTAGCCTATTCGAAGAGGACATGGACAACCTGGAGCTCTTCAACTACCGCTCTGAAACCCACTTCCTGCGGCGGGCCCGCGCCGGCTCCTACAACCTAGCGCTGGGGCGGATGACCATCACCAGCCGCATCACCCAGAGTTCGACGACCTTCACCTTTGCCGTCCTCTATCTCGGCCAACAGACGATGATTGGTAGTTTGCGGGACGATATTAAGGAGGCCGACTTCATGGCCATTGCGCCGGTCATGGAACGGGAGTTCCGGGTCGGCCACGTCGGTGAGGTCATTACCATGATGAGCGCCAATTTTGGTTCCGAGACCTTCTCCATTTGGAACCTCTTCAAGGATGAGAAGCAGCGCATCCTGATGATGATGACCGATAAGACCATGCGCCTGGCGGCCAAGAACTTCAACGACATCTACTACGACAATTATCAGTTGATGGGCACCCTCCGGGCCAACAATATGCCCCTGCCGGACGCCTACAAAGCCGCCATCCGCTACACCCTCCACCGCCGCCTCGCCGAAACTTTGCGCGACGAAGACCCCATCGACCAGGAAAGAATGGGCCGAATCGTCGCCGACTTCAGCCACTGGCAACACGAATGGCGCGAGGATGCACTAAAGCTCCAAAAGGCCGCCGAAGAAAAAACAAAACTTCTCGTCACCGAAGCCTTCGCCGACCCAGCCCAGTGGAGTGATCTCGTCTTCCTCCTCACCTCGCTGAGCCAGCTGCAATTGAACCCCAATTACTACCGGGCGCAGACGCTGTTCGTGGAGGGGTGGTCGTCAGATTATGCTGCTTCTCTTTCTGAGGCGCACCGGGAAGCGGGGTTGGCGGTGGCGGAGGCGTTGGAGTTGGTGGTGTGA
- a CDS encoding energy transducer TonB, whose translation MKSTLPLIFLFILNTCWAPLLGQSSEMLSCNCQVDTLGEVFKVVTEMPTFPVSEEENDLPYFERKKIADKALLKYTYQDLAYPKAARDGGFQGMAILSFIVEKDGCLSSFKVTRNPGGQFEHEMLRIGRQMMADGHRWTPGLMDGEAVRVQWSLPIKFKLESGKFSPKVPPPYTLPEPIEYRRSGEQINFHPTCHECEKIAKGSTITDLKADLGMTGEELFLTFSSTEAAAVTIELYDEEMNFLDLAQANTKAGVNGISIDVADYQPRWFHYELLSEDDELLYSGRVFRL comes from the coding sequence TTGAAAAGCACCCTACCCCTAATCTTCCTATTTATTCTCAATACCTGTTGGGCACCCCTCCTCGGACAGAGTAGCGAAATGCTGAGCTGTAATTGCCAAGTGGATACGCTGGGCGAAGTGTTTAAAGTCGTAACGGAAATGCCGACCTTCCCCGTTTCCGAAGAGGAAAATGACCTCCCCTATTTTGAGCGAAAAAAGATTGCCGATAAAGCCTTATTGAAATACACCTATCAGGATTTAGCCTATCCAAAAGCGGCTAGAGACGGCGGTTTTCAAGGAATGGCTATCCTGTCATTTATCGTAGAAAAAGACGGTTGCCTTAGTTCCTTTAAAGTAACCCGCAACCCCGGTGGCCAATTTGAACACGAAATGCTACGTATCGGCCGCCAAATGATGGCGGATGGTCACCGGTGGACGCCCGGGCTTATGGACGGGGAAGCAGTGCGGGTACAGTGGAGCCTACCGATAAAATTCAAATTGGAAAGCGGAAAATTCAGCCCTAAGGTGCCCCCGCCCTATACTTTACCCGAACCGATCGAATACCGACGTTCGGGGGAACAAATCAACTTTCACCCCACCTGCCACGAATGCGAAAAAATTGCCAAGGGCAGTACCATCACGGATCTAAAGGCTGACCTGGGCATGACCGGAGAGGAACTATTTCTGACGTTCAGCAGCACGGAGGCGGCGGCGGTCACCATCGAACTGTACGACGAAGAGATGAACTTCCTCGACCTGGCGCAAGCCAATACCAAAGCGGGCGTGAATGGCATCAGCATCGACGTAGCGGACTATCAACCTCGGTGGTTTCACTATGAACTGTTGTCCGAGGACGATGAGTTGCTTTACTCAGGCAGGGTTTTTCGGTTGTAG
- the htpG gene encoding molecular chaperone HtpG codes for MQTGNISVQTENIFPIIKKFLYSDQEIFLRELVSNAVDASSKLKTLNRKGEFSGDIGEDTIDIIIDKEAGTLTIRDRGIGMTKEEVEKYLNQVALSSAQDFVDKYQDDASIIGHFGLGFYSAYMVADKVEVQTLSWKDGAEPVRWICEGDPTYQIGEGDRDFRGTDVILHISEDSKQYLEEDEIEGLLNKYARFLPIPIRFGTRTETTYEESDVAVLEGEEKPEPVKVETEVDNIVNNTHPLWKKNPSDLTDEDYKDFYRELYPASQPPMFWIHLNIDFPFNLTGVLYFPKLAGGMELQRNKIQLYSNQVYVTDDVKEIVPEFLTLLHGVIDSPDIPLNVSRSYLQADTNVKKITGYITKKVAEKLNDLYKSDREDYEAKWADLGVFVKYGMISEDKFYDKAKKFVLLENTDGKKFTLKEYRERITENQTDKHDRTVAIYTADKEKQHTLISGATDRGYDVLVLEHAIDAPFIQSLEQKEDKITFVRVDSATPDQLVQKDEEKENLLSENETTTVNDLFSGIVGEKGSVEVKPLDTTDAPVQIVRPEFMRRMKEMQMLQGMDASMFPDMYNVIINANNPVVKENILSVEDEGARAENATHLYQLALLSQQMLTGKELTEFVARSVKMMK; via the coding sequence ATGCAGACAGGAAATATCTCGGTCCAAACCGAAAACATCTTTCCCATCATCAAGAAGTTCCTCTACTCCGATCAGGAGATCTTTCTGCGGGAACTCGTCTCGAACGCCGTGGATGCCTCTTCGAAGCTGAAGACCCTCAACCGGAAGGGTGAATTCAGCGGCGATATTGGCGAGGACACGATCGACATCATCATCGATAAGGAAGCAGGTACGCTGACGATCCGCGACCGTGGTATCGGCATGACCAAGGAAGAAGTGGAGAAATACCTGAACCAGGTGGCCCTCTCTTCCGCCCAGGACTTCGTGGATAAGTACCAGGACGACGCTAGCATCATTGGCCACTTCGGTCTCGGTTTCTACTCCGCTTACATGGTCGCCGACAAGGTGGAAGTGCAAACGCTGAGCTGGAAAGACGGCGCCGAACCCGTGCGCTGGATCTGTGAAGGTGACCCGACCTACCAAATCGGTGAGGGCGACCGCGACTTCCGCGGCACGGACGTGATCCTGCACATTTCCGAGGACAGCAAGCAGTACCTCGAGGAAGACGAAATTGAAGGCCTGCTGAACAAGTACGCCCGCTTCCTCCCCATCCCGATCCGTTTCGGTACCCGGACGGAAACGACCTACGAAGAATCCGACGTGGCCGTCCTCGAAGGCGAGGAGAAGCCCGAGCCCGTCAAGGTGGAGACCGAGGTGGACAACATCGTCAACAACACCCACCCTCTCTGGAAAAAGAACCCATCGGACCTGACGGACGAAGACTATAAGGACTTCTACCGCGAGCTCTACCCCGCGAGCCAGCCACCGATGTTCTGGATCCACCTCAATATCGACTTCCCCTTCAACCTGACGGGCGTGCTATACTTCCCCAAACTGGCGGGCGGTATGGAACTGCAGCGGAACAAGATCCAACTCTACTCCAACCAGGTTTATGTGACTGACGACGTGAAGGAGATCGTACCCGAGTTCCTCACCCTGCTCCACGGCGTGATCGATAGCCCGGACATCCCCCTCAACGTCAGCCGCTCCTACCTGCAGGCGGACACGAACGTGAAGAAGATCACCGGCTACATCACCAAAAAGGTAGCGGAGAAGCTGAACGACCTCTACAAATCTGACCGCGAAGACTACGAAGCGAAGTGGGCCGACCTCGGCGTATTCGTAAAGTACGGTATGATCTCCGAGGACAAGTTCTACGACAAGGCGAAGAAGTTCGTCCTGCTGGAAAACACCGACGGTAAGAAGTTCACGCTGAAGGAATACCGCGAGCGCATCACGGAAAACCAGACCGACAAGCACGACCGCACGGTGGCCATCTACACCGCCGATAAGGAAAAGCAGCACACCCTGATCTCCGGCGCAACGGACCGTGGCTACGACGTCCTCGTCCTGGAACACGCCATCGACGCGCCCTTCATCCAGTCCCTGGAGCAAAAGGAAGACAAGATCACCTTCGTACGGGTCGACAGCGCCACGCCCGACCAACTCGTACAGAAAGACGAGGAGAAGGAAAACCTACTGAGCGAGAACGAGACGACGACCGTCAACGACCTCTTCAGCGGCATCGTCGGCGAGAAAGGCTCCGTAGAAGTGAAGCCGCTCGACACGACGGACGCGCCGGTACAGATCGTTCGCCCCGAGTTCATGCGCCGCATGAAGGAGATGCAGATGCTGCAGGGCATGGACGCTTCGATGTTCCCCGACATGTACAACGTGATCATCAACGCCAACAACCCCGTCGTGAAGGAGAATATCCTTTCCGTTGAAGACGAAGGCGCCCGCGCGGAAAACGCCACCCACCTCTACCAACTCGCCCTCCTCAGCCAGCAGATGCTGACGGGTAAAGAGCTGACGGAGTTTGTGGCACGGAGCGTAAAAATGATGAAGTAG
- a CDS encoding Dabb family protein: protein MRYLLPLLFLLACNTPDQPGTNDALTETTTTTAPMMAETPDSLLRHAVLFSFKESAYPAGAKAVEDAFRELPNKIPEIHDFEWGTNNSPEGLDQGYTHLFFVTFKSEEDRAAYLPHPDHLAFVEALKPHLDQVLVLDYWTQR, encoded by the coding sequence ATGAGATACCTCCTCCCCCTCCTCTTCCTCCTAGCCTGCAACACCCCCGACCAACCGGGCACCAACGACGCACTCACCGAAACCACCACCACAACCGCTCCCATGATGGCTGAAACCCCGGATTCCCTCTTGCGCCACGCCGTTCTTTTCTCGTTCAAAGAAAGTGCTTACCCCGCCGGCGCTAAAGCAGTAGAGGATGCCTTTCGGGAGTTGCCCAATAAGATTCCGGAGATTCATGATTTCGAATGGGGCACCAACAACAGCCCCGAAGGCTTGGACCAGGGCTATACCCACCTCTTTTTCGTCACCTTCAAATCGGAAGAGGACCGCGCGGCCTACCTCCCCCACCCCGATCACTTGGCATTTGTGGAGGCGCTTAAGCCTCACTTGGACCAAGTCCTGGTGCTCGATTACTGGACGCAGCGGTAG
- a CDS encoding thioredoxin family protein, whose amino-acid sequence MATPLHTALLSARPYPVYRQFLTDLLEKEGRTTGDNQSELYVSIAKLNQARMGRLDRKNRLTDEFRELLTGLTKNYTILVLTEGWCGDAAQIVPVLNWMAEASPRVQLFCALRDANLPLMDQFLTNGGRSIPKVFFLEAGTENILATWGPRPLIAQTISMAYKRKPEPKESYEVHHAELHKWYARDKTLSTQAELQSILTWLESSGQ is encoded by the coding sequence ATGGCCACTCCCCTCCACACGGCGTTACTCTCCGCCCGCCCCTACCCTGTCTACCGGCAATTTCTGACGGACCTGCTCGAAAAAGAAGGCCGCACTACGGGCGATAACCAGTCCGAACTCTACGTCAGCATCGCCAAACTGAACCAGGCAAGGATGGGCCGGCTCGACCGCAAGAACCGCCTTACCGATGAGTTTCGGGAGTTGCTTACTGGTCTCACCAAAAATTACACCATTCTCGTCCTCACCGAAGGTTGGTGTGGGGATGCGGCGCAGATCGTCCCGGTCCTGAACTGGATGGCGGAGGCCAGCCCACGCGTCCAGCTCTTCTGCGCCCTCCGCGACGCTAACCTGCCGTTGATGGATCAGTTCCTGACCAACGGCGGCCGCTCCATCCCCAAGGTTTTCTTCCTGGAGGCCGGCACCGAAAACATCCTCGCTACCTGGGGGCCGCGGCCGCTCATCGCCCAGACGATCTCGATGGCTTACAAACGCAAGCCCGAACCGAAGGAGAGTTACGAAGTCCACCACGCGGAATTACACAAATGGTACGCGCGGGATAAAACCCTTTCCACCCAGGCGGAATTACAATCCATACTCACTTGGCTGGAAAGTAGTGGCCAGTAA
- a CDS encoding UbiX family flavin prenyltransferase: protein MKKHKIVVAIGGSSGSLYAKLLLDRLAGLSDQWEAVGVVMTDNGRYNWELELGEFSEALYPDFTFYQKMDFMAPFASGSAKYGTMIVCPCSMGLLARIATGVSADLITRAADVVMKERRRLIIVPRETPLSLIHLRNMVAITESGGIICPAIPSFYGSAATPNELGLTVVDRVLDLAGFELDTFRWGE, encoded by the coding sequence ATGAAAAAACACAAGATCGTCGTCGCCATCGGCGGAAGTTCCGGTAGCCTCTACGCCAAATTATTGCTGGACCGACTGGCCGGACTATCCGACCAGTGGGAGGCCGTCGGCGTCGTCATGACGGATAATGGGCGTTACAACTGGGAGCTGGAGTTGGGGGAGTTTTCCGAGGCGCTTTACCCCGACTTTACCTTTTACCAGAAGATGGATTTCATGGCCCCCTTCGCCTCCGGTTCGGCGAAGTACGGCACGATGATCGTCTGCCCCTGTTCCATGGGTTTGCTGGCCCGCATCGCTACCGGCGTCAGCGCGGACCTCATCACGCGGGCAGCGGACGTCGTGATGAAGGAGCGCCGCCGCCTCATTATTGTTCCCCGGGAGACGCCCCTTAGTTTGATACACCTCCGCAACATGGTGGCCATCACCGAAAGTGGCGGGATAATTTGCCCCGCCATCCCTAGCTTCTACGGCAGCGCCGCTACGCCGAATGAATTAGGCCTGACCGTCGTCGACCGCGTCCTCGACCTAGCCGGATTTGAACTAGACACCTTCCGTTGGGGAGAATAA
- a CDS encoding arsenate reductase family protein, translating to MAKVFQLNTCTTCQRILGEYGERPDMEVINIKDRPVTEAELDHMRDLAGSYEVLFSRRAMKYRSLGLADKVLAEEDYKRLILEEYTFLKRPVTIIGDQIFIGNSKKQVAAAIAAMNEE from the coding sequence ATGGCCAAAGTATTCCAATTAAATACCTGCACCACCTGTCAGCGCATTCTCGGCGAATACGGCGAGCGCCCCGACATGGAAGTGATCAACATCAAGGACCGCCCGGTCACCGAAGCCGAACTGGACCACATGCGCGACCTTGCGGGTAGCTACGAAGTCCTCTTCAGCCGCCGCGCCATGAAGTACCGCAGCCTGGGCCTCGCCGATAAAGTACTGGCCGAGGAAGACTACAAACGCCTGATTCTCGAAGAATACACCTTCCTGAAACGCCCCGTCACCATCATCGGCGACCAGATTTTTATCGGTAATTCCAAAAAGCAGGTAGCCGCCGCGATTGCCGCTATGAATGAGGAATAA
- the hemF gene encoding oxygen-dependent coproporphyrinogen oxidase translates to MAPNKQEITDYFRTLQDNICTALSAADGNDFVEDSWERPGGGGGRARVLNGHHIQKGGVNWSAVHGNLPPAAAQSLKIGTEETNFYATGVSIVLHPRNPHVPIIHMNVRYFELDGGRFWFGGGIDLTPHYVVPEQAAYFHQQLKDTCDRFDGAYYDRFKTWADDYFYIPHRQETRGVGGIFFDRLEPVTEGKSKRELFDFTAAVGETFVPTYLHLLGLNQDKPVTEDELRWQELRRGRYVEFNLVWDRGTKFGLTTNGRTESILMSLPPLAGWTYDYQPTPESREAFTLANLKKGVDWLAG, encoded by the coding sequence ATGGCCCCCAACAAACAGGAAATAACCGACTACTTCCGTACCCTCCAGGACAACATCTGTACCGCCCTCAGCGCCGCCGATGGTAACGATTTTGTGGAGGACAGCTGGGAACGCCCCGGCGGTGGCGGCGGCCGGGCCCGCGTCCTGAATGGTCACCACATCCAGAAGGGAGGCGTGAACTGGAGCGCCGTCCACGGTAACCTCCCCCCCGCCGCGGCGCAGAGCCTGAAAATTGGGACGGAGGAAACCAACTTTTACGCCACGGGCGTGAGCATCGTGCTCCATCCCCGTAACCCCCACGTGCCGATCATCCATATGAACGTCCGCTACTTTGAGCTGGACGGTGGCCGCTTCTGGTTCGGTGGTGGGATTGATCTGACGCCCCACTACGTCGTACCCGAGCAAGCCGCCTACTTCCACCAGCAGCTCAAGGACACCTGCGACCGTTTTGACGGCGCCTACTACGACCGTTTCAAGACCTGGGCGGACGATTACTTCTACATCCCCCACCGCCAGGAGACCCGCGGCGTGGGCGGTATTTTCTTCGACCGCCTCGAGCCAGTCACCGAAGGCAAATCGAAACGCGAACTGTTCGATTTCACTGCGGCCGTCGGGGAAACCTTCGTCCCTACCTACCTCCACCTTCTGGGTCTGAACCAGGATAAGCCCGTCACCGAGGACGAACTTCGCTGGCAGGAACTCCGCCGCGGCCGCTACGTGGAATTCAATTTGGTCTGGGACCGGGGCACCAAATTCGGCCTCACCACCAATGGCCGCACCGAATCCATCCTGATGAGCCTTCCCCCACTCGCCGGTTGGACCTACGATTACCAACCCACCCCCGAAAGCCGGGAAGCCTTCACGTTGGCCAACCTGAAAAAGGGCGTGGACTGGCTGGCGGGATAA
- a CDS encoding DUF58 domain-containing protein, with amino-acid sequence MREHLNSFYDHLRYFYLGNRFFYAVAGVILLSVIGFSANWVFYLAVLGLVALVIATLYDVYLLYRAASGISATRRTPKVLSLSDEMAIRVKVRNDGAAPVAATLVDELPAQLQIRDHRIAFTLDPDQEKELTYPVRPMSRGEYAFGNINIFLTSNLGLGERRVEVPAEEVVPVYPSILQMRQFALKAKTTIPAPGMRRMRRLAKSYEFDQIKDYVLGDDFRSINWKATGRHQKLMVNQYEDERAQRVFCVIDKGRTMLMPFDGLSLMDYSINATLALSNVIINRQDRAGLLTFSDKIGNVLPADSKPDHIRRLLDVLYRQQERQKESNYDLLYYASRRLLGGRSLLILFTNFESNYALDRVLPGLRKITKAHQLVVIMFENTEVADKLEGRVETVEELYQQSTARHFIQQKQLMAARLRQNGVKVILTRPENLTGDVINKYLELKARGVI; translated from the coding sequence ATGCGTGAGCACCTCAATTCCTTTTACGACCACCTGCGCTATTTCTACCTGGGCAACCGCTTCTTCTACGCGGTAGCCGGAGTGATCTTGCTATCCGTAATTGGTTTTTCCGCAAACTGGGTTTTCTACCTGGCCGTGCTGGGCCTTGTCGCATTGGTGATTGCCACGCTATACGATGTCTACTTACTCTACCGGGCGGCCAGCGGTATCTCCGCTACCCGACGGACACCCAAGGTCCTTTCCCTGAGCGATGAGATGGCCATCCGCGTAAAGGTGCGCAACGATGGGGCCGCCCCCGTCGCCGCCACGCTGGTGGATGAACTCCCCGCCCAACTACAAATCCGCGATCATCGAATTGCCTTTACCCTCGATCCGGACCAGGAGAAAGAACTGACCTACCCCGTCCGCCCCATGTCGCGGGGTGAATACGCCTTTGGCAACATCAATATCTTCCTGACGAGCAATCTGGGTTTGGGCGAACGACGCGTGGAGGTACCCGCTGAGGAAGTCGTCCCCGTCTACCCCAGTATTCTGCAAATGCGGCAGTTTGCTCTGAAGGCGAAAACGACAATCCCCGCCCCCGGCATGCGGAGGATGCGCCGCCTGGCCAAGAGCTACGAATTTGACCAGATCAAGGACTACGTGCTGGGTGATGACTTCCGCAGCATCAACTGGAAGGCCACCGGCCGCCACCAAAAACTGATGGTCAATCAGTACGAAGACGAACGCGCCCAGCGGGTATTCTGCGTAATCGATAAAGGCCGGACCATGCTGATGCCCTTTGACGGGCTGAGTTTAATGGATTACTCCATCAACGCCACGCTGGCCCTCAGTAATGTTATCATTAATCGTCAGGACCGGGCTGGCCTCCTCACCTTCTCCGACAAGATCGGGAACGTCCTCCCCGCCGACAGCAAACCAGACCACATCCGGCGGCTGCTCGACGTACTGTACCGGCAGCAGGAAAGGCAGAAAGAATCCAATTACGACCTGCTTTACTATGCCAGCCGGCGTTTGCTGGGAGGACGGAGTCTCCTGATCTTATTCACCAATTTTGAGAGCAATTACGCACTGGATCGGGTGTTACCGGGCTTGCGAAAGATCACCAAGGCCCACCAGTTGGTCGTGATCATGTTTGAAAATACGGAGGTCGCCGACAAACTGGAGGGGCGCGTAGAAACCGTTGAGGAGCTGTACCAACAGTCCACCGCCCGCCACTTCATTCAGCAAAAGCAACTCATGGCTGCCCGGCTACGGCAGAACGGAGTTAAAGTGATCCTCACCCGCCCGGAAAACCTGACTGGCGACGTCATTAATAAGTACTTGGAACTGAAGGCTCGGGGAGTAATCTAG
- a CDS encoding YraN family protein has product MKDSQQTGQLGEAIAEGYLHQRGFTIVESSYRYRRAEIDLIALKDETYYFIEVKTRRGLGHGHPTVAFTDAKKKLLAKAAAHFMYTANHEGAFRFDVISIVLHPNGQYDLEHLEDAFFPGLH; this is encoded by the coding sequence GTGAAAGACAGCCAGCAGACGGGCCAGCTAGGGGAGGCGATCGCGGAGGGGTACCTGCACCAACGCGGCTTCACCATCGTGGAAAGCAGCTATCGCTACCGGCGGGCGGAGATCGACCTGATCGCTTTAAAGGATGAAACCTATTACTTCATCGAGGTAAAAACCCGGCGGGGATTGGGCCACGGGCACCCAACAGTTGCCTTTACCGATGCCAAGAAAAAGCTTCTCGCTAAGGCTGCTGCTCACTTCATGTACACCGCCAACCACGAGGGCGCCTTTCGCTTCGACGTAATCTCCATCGTCCTGCACCCAAACGGGCAGTACGATCTGGAGCACTTGGAAGATGCCTTTTTTCCGGGCCTTCACTGA
- a CDS encoding mechanosensitive ion channel family protein — protein sequence METETMTNYLDTAVTMAMEYAPKVLAAIVIMLVGIRIINKLVTIAVKAMSARGIGQDLTPFLGSVVGILLKILLLFTVAGVLGIDVASFVAVLAAASFAIGLALQGSLSNFAAGIIIILFRPYRIGDWVQIPDSYFGRVEEIQIFNTILRTPGEKTLIVPNANVIGGVVTNFSTQGYIRLELSILMAYEESFPRLKSIILECLQDLDIILNDPIPQVGIESYDTHNIIVAIRPFVKPNDFWDATFAVNERVKAAMSANGIKMAYSEGVELGGIGE from the coding sequence ATGGAGACGGAAACAATGACGAATTACCTCGATACGGCGGTCACCATGGCAATGGAGTACGCCCCCAAGGTACTGGCCGCCATCGTGATCATGTTGGTCGGCATACGGATCATCAATAAATTGGTAACTATTGCCGTGAAAGCCATGTCGGCGCGGGGCATCGGTCAGGATTTGACGCCTTTCCTTGGTTCCGTCGTGGGGATTTTACTGAAGATCCTCTTACTCTTCACGGTTGCGGGAGTCCTGGGTATCGACGTAGCCTCCTTTGTAGCGGTGCTGGCGGCTGCTAGTTTTGCGATCGGTCTTGCTCTGCAGGGAAGCCTGTCCAATTTTGCGGCGGGCATCATTATCATATTATTTCGGCCCTACCGAATTGGAGACTGGGTGCAGATTCCCGACAGCTATTTTGGCCGGGTGGAAGAGATCCAGATATTTAATACCATCCTGAGGACGCCCGGTGAGAAAACACTGATTGTGCCCAATGCCAATGTCATCGGAGGCGTAGTGACGAACTTTAGTACACAGGGTTACATCCGGTTGGAATTGTCTATCCTGATGGCTTACGAAGAATCATTTCCACGGCTGAAATCAATTATTCTGGAGTGCTTGCAGGATTTAGATATCATCCTGAACGATCCCATCCCGCAGGTGGGGATTGAATCTTATGATACCCATAATATCATCGTTGCCATTCGGCCATTTGTGAAGCCGAACGATTTCTGGGATGCGACCTTCGCCGTGAATGAGCGGGTAAAGGCAGCCATGTCCGCTAACGGCATCAAAATGGCTTACAGCGAAGGAGTGGAGCTTGGGGGGATTGGAGAGTAA